Proteins encoded by one window of Brevibacterium atlanticum:
- a CDS encoding xanthine dehydrogenase small subunit — MSTAATDLATAEVTINGTVTRFDGPPHTNALDFLRGQGLTAAKEGCAEGECGACAILVARPDDSGGTRWTSINSCLLPAAALDGGEIVTAEGLADGGTAHPVQEEMAVRGGSQCGYCTPGFISSMAAEYYRPERAADAASGAASEPGDDDDHHCGPNGFDLHSLSGNLCRCTGYRPIRDAAFALGQPSTEDALAARRDRPAPAPVATDYRRPDTATGKVGRYRRPAALAEAVEILAAEPEVTVVAGATDWGVEVNIKGARAKDILAVDRLPELRGIRRTDSHIELGAAHTLTELERELAGDIPLLGKLFPQFASRLIRNGATIGGNLGTGSPIGDTPPALLALEAELVLSSVRGDRVVALVDYFTGYRQTVRSDDELITAVRIPLPLSPLTSFQKIAKRRFDDISSVAIGYAVDVADGMIAKARIGLGGVAATPLRATATEALLEGRPWTVETVHAAAETLAGEGTPMDDHRASAQYRTAMLRSSLERFFAEQLGQPAVTGQEVK; from the coding sequence ATGTCGACCGCAGCAACGGATCTCGCCACTGCCGAAGTGACCATCAACGGAACCGTCACCCGATTCGACGGTCCACCCCATACGAATGCGCTGGACTTCCTCCGCGGTCAGGGACTGACTGCAGCGAAGGAAGGCTGCGCCGAAGGTGAATGCGGGGCCTGCGCGATCCTCGTCGCCCGCCCCGATGACTCCGGCGGAACCCGCTGGACTTCGATCAACTCCTGCCTGCTGCCGGCCGCAGCCCTCGACGGAGGAGAGATCGTCACCGCCGAAGGACTCGCCGACGGCGGAACCGCCCACCCCGTCCAGGAAGAGATGGCCGTGCGCGGCGGATCCCAGTGCGGATACTGCACCCCCGGCTTCATCTCCTCGATGGCCGCCGAATACTACCGCCCCGAACGTGCGGCCGACGCGGCCTCGGGTGCCGCTTCCGAGCCGGGCGATGACGATGACCACCACTGCGGACCCAACGGCTTCGACCTCCACTCCCTGTCCGGCAACCTCTGTCGCTGCACCGGCTACCGCCCCATCCGCGATGCCGCCTTCGCCCTCGGCCAGCCGAGCACCGAGGATGCCCTGGCCGCCCGCCGCGACCGTCCGGCCCCTGCCCCTGTCGCCACCGACTACCGCCGCCCCGACACCGCGACCGGCAAGGTCGGTCGCTATCGCCGGCCCGCCGCACTCGCCGAGGCGGTCGAGATCCTCGCCGCCGAACCTGAGGTCACTGTCGTGGCTGGGGCCACCGATTGGGGCGTCGAGGTCAACATCAAAGGCGCCCGTGCCAAGGACATCCTCGCCGTCGACCGGCTGCCCGAGCTGCGCGGGATCCGCCGCACGGACTCACATATCGAACTCGGCGCCGCGCACACGCTGACCGAGCTCGAACGCGAACTCGCCGGCGACATTCCGCTGCTGGGCAAGCTGTTCCCGCAGTTCGCCTCCCGGCTCATCCGCAATGGAGCCACGATCGGCGGCAACCTCGGCACCGGCTCACCCATCGGCGACACCCCGCCGGCGCTGCTCGCGCTCGAAGCCGAACTCGTGCTCAGCTCGGTGCGCGGAGACCGCGTCGTCGCACTCGTTGACTACTTCACCGGCTACCGGCAGACCGTGCGGTCAGACGATGAGCTCATCACCGCTGTCCGGATTCCGCTGCCGCTGTCGCCACTGACCTCGTTCCAGAAGATCGCGAAGCGACGCTTCGACGACATCTCGTCGGTGGCCATCGGCTACGCCGTCGACGTGGCCGACGGGATGATCGCGAAGGCTCGGATCGGCCTCGGCGGTGTCGCCGCGACCCCACTGCGGGCCACCGCCACCGAGGCTCTGCTCGAAGGCAGACCGTGGACCGTGGAGACCGTGCACGCCGCGGCCGAGACGCTCGCAGGCGAAGGCACTCCGATGGATGACCACCGGGCGAGTGCGCAGTACCGCACCGCAATGCTGCGCTCCTCACTCGAACGCTTCTTCGCCGAACAGCTCGGCCAGCCGGCCGTGACCGGACAGGAGGTCAAGTGA
- a CDS encoding NCS2 family permease, with product MADNDQTVQTASPRQGLLDRFFEITHRGSTVKQEIRGGIVAFVAMAYIVVLNPLILGGGKDIAGGTLDFAQLTAVTGLVAGVITILFGVVARLPFGLAAGLGMNSFLAVSVVQEVTWAAAMGLVLINGIIIVLLGATGIRTAIFNAVPHELKIAITVGIGLFIAFIGFVNAGFVTRTPSGPPVQLGQDGSIGSLPTLVFVFALVLIGILVARRIPGGILIGILVATVAAIIIQSIAKLGTIGDPANPDPKGWNLSAPEIPKQIVAAPDFSLIGAFDPIAAFQQIGVLAATMLVFTLVFTNFFDAMGAMTGLARQAGVQTSDGMFPRIRGSFVVEGLGAVFGGAASASSNTVFVDSAAGIAEGARTGLAACVTGVLFLLSIFFSPLIAVIPMEAGAAALVVVGAMMVTQIREIEMTDFRVSLPVFLTMVTMPLTYSIANGIGVGFISWALIHAMSKRARDVHWLLWVVSAGFLLYFVRGPISAILGG from the coding sequence ATGGCTGACAATGATCAAACGGTGCAGACTGCATCCCCGAGACAGGGGCTTCTCGACAGATTCTTCGAAATCACCCATCGCGGCTCGACAGTCAAGCAGGAGATCCGCGGCGGCATCGTCGCCTTCGTCGCGATGGCCTATATCGTCGTGCTCAATCCGCTCATCCTCGGCGGCGGCAAGGACATCGCCGGCGGCACCCTCGACTTCGCCCAGCTGACTGCGGTCACCGGGCTCGTCGCCGGTGTCATCACGATCCTCTTCGGCGTCGTTGCTCGGCTGCCCTTCGGCCTCGCGGCTGGCCTGGGAATGAACAGCTTCCTCGCCGTGTCCGTCGTCCAGGAGGTCACCTGGGCCGCGGCGATGGGCCTCGTGCTCATCAACGGCATCATCATCGTCCTCCTCGGTGCCACGGGCATCCGAACGGCGATCTTCAACGCCGTCCCGCATGAGCTGAAGATCGCGATCACCGTGGGCATCGGACTCTTCATCGCCTTCATCGGCTTCGTCAACGCCGGATTCGTCACCCGCACACCCTCGGGTCCGCCCGTGCAGCTGGGCCAGGATGGGTCGATCGGCTCGCTGCCGACCCTCGTGTTCGTCTTCGCGCTGGTGCTCATCGGCATCCTCGTGGCCAGACGGATTCCCGGCGGCATCCTCATCGGCATCCTCGTGGCCACCGTCGCGGCCATCATCATCCAGTCGATCGCCAAGTTGGGTACCATCGGCGATCCGGCCAACCCGGACCCGAAGGGGTGGAACCTCTCTGCACCGGAGATCCCGAAGCAGATCGTCGCCGCTCCTGACTTCTCGCTCATCGGAGCGTTCGACCCGATCGCCGCCTTCCAGCAGATCGGAGTCCTCGCCGCCACGATGCTCGTGTTCACCCTGGTGTTCACGAACTTCTTCGACGCCATGGGAGCGATGACCGGGCTGGCGCGCCAGGCCGGAGTCCAGACCTCCGACGGCATGTTCCCGCGCATCCGCGGATCCTTCGTCGTCGAAGGTCTCGGCGCAGTCTTCGGCGGTGCCGCCTCGGCGTCGTCGAATACGGTCTTCGTCGATTCCGCCGCCGGCATCGCCGAAGGCGCGAGGACCGGTCTCGCCGCCTGCGTCACCGGGGTGCTGTTCCTGCTCTCGATCTTCTTCTCCCCGCTCATCGCCGTCATCCCGATGGAAGCCGGTGCCGCCGCGCTCGTCGTCGTCGGAGCCATGATGGTCACGCAGATCCGCGAGATCGAGATGACCGACTTCCGGGTCTCGCTGCCCGTCTTCCTCACCATGGTCACGATGCCGCTGACCTACTCGATCGCCAACGGCATCGGCGTCGGATTCATCTCCTGGGCTCTCATCCACGCGATGAGCAAGCGCGCCCGCGACGTGCACTGGCTGCTGTGGGTCGTCTCCGCCGGATTCCTCCTGTACTTCGTTCGCGGACCGATTTCGGCTATCTTGGGAGGATGA